The Lathyrus oleraceus cultivar Zhongwan6 chromosome 5, CAAS_Psat_ZW6_1.0, whole genome shotgun sequence genome includes the window AGTACCATATGAAGCACGAAATGTGCTAGCACCTCAACAATGGAGTAGTGTATTCGACTACATCCAATGGCATTTCATAGTATCACATCCTTACAAGACACCAGATGTTCGAAGATCAACCAAGGTGAGCTCGTCAGGAGATATTAGAGGAGCGGGTTATGGCAGCTCATGTTGTTGATGTGTTACCTGCATGTCGTAGTATATAGGTCATTGTGCGAGCATGTATATCTGAGTCACACGCGATATTGCAGTATAGGAGGCAAAGAAGGAACATGAGAGTCAGATATACCCAATAGTATTTAATAGTATTTGTATTATGAATTATGGATAGTATTATAGTTTGTAATTTGTCATATCGATAATATTGTGAATTTTGGAGTGATTTTAATATATGACATTTTAATCTTATTACATTAATGTATGGTTTAAATGATAACAAATTTATTATGATAGTATAGATGGTCTATTACATTTGTATACTTAGAGCATTTGTATACTTAGAGTATCTCCGATGGAGGTTGCTTAATGCATGTGGATTTATAAGTCTTCATGCTTAATATTTTTTACCATAAGTACATGTGACATTCTCATTGCTTTAATTTTTGTGTAAGTTGTTTCATGAAATAATACAAAAAATGTGTTGTTTATCATTAAATAATATTAATCTTAATAATTGATGGGgtcaaatatcaattaattagGTTAGATATAGATTGCTTATTAAAATTATCATTTGAGTAAAATTGGTTTAGATTGCTTAAATGATatgacaattggtgtcacacaaTAATAGCTCAAGCAATCAAAAATTATTTCTCTCATTAGAGATGCTCTTATAACATCAATGTATTTTtctaaaaatatcaaattataTTGTCTAAAAGATAATTACGGAAGTATATTTTTgtatattatttttaaaatcatCTCCAAACTCATTTATAATAAATTAAGAGTGTAAAAATGGATGGAGTATGAAATGACATGCTCAAAAATACACTTCCAAAAATTTGAGGGACAATTTTGGATTTTTATGGAGCAGCTCTTCACTAGGTGAAAAGAGCAAACCCCCTATATTATGTACATTCGTATGGGTTTTTTTTATCACGAGACAGGCTAACTGTCTTGCTTATTCCTTAACAGCCTCAAATTTGTATGTTTGTCACCAGTCACTACACTTGAGTATAGTCCAGGTATATCCTTGACCATATTAATGAACTGAGATGTATACACTGATCCTTATAGTAAAATTGTTTGATTTTTAAGACTCCCCAAGCAAATTGCAAGGTACCCTGGTAACTGTAAAACGTAGCTCACAGAACAATCTTTATGAAAAAATTTCTCCTACAGATTATGAATCTCACAAGAAAAAAACACTTCCCATTTCAATTTTCTAATTTATTACAATTCTAACGAATAATGCATGTTATTAACAAATACAGTTTTGCAACTCAATCACTTGTAAGATGTTATTTTGTACTGTATGAAGCAGCCAATAACAAATCGTCCATACATAGATAATACTAATTTAAACTTTACAAAAAAATGACTAGTAAATTATTTTTAAGAACGGAGCAATTCCTACTTGTAACTTCTATCAACCACTGTTCTAGTTTTAGTTTACAACTTCAGCCTAAAGACAGTCATCATTTGCAAAAACATAAGACATGGACTTTTAACAGCCTGAGGTGTGTGACAACCAGCCTTGCTTCCCACATTCCAGTGCATAGCATTTCACCATACTGTGTTTATTCATAGGGGTGTTCTTGTAGTTTGCTTAAAGGAACCAATTACCAATATATCAGAGAACTGATAGCTGTATTACTAAACCTATAAGCTACAATGGTGTACTTTCCACGTTAGTTGTATGTTGTGAAGAAATCTTTTTGTACAGATCACTATTACTGACCAACGTTATAGCTTCAGGAGACAACATTGTACATCTGCTCAAATAATGTTGAAACCCCTGCGACCTGAATTTAAACATCAAGTGATTGAGCAACTATTTAAGGATATCTGGTTAACTTGTTGCAATCAAAAGGCGGTAAACAACTGAACTTGCAGCACACTTACCTTCCTCTTCTCTTCTTTTCAACACATTGTGAAACACGGACTGCTTCTGACCTTGAAATTTGGCGCATTGAAGATAAATATTCATAGAAGATATCACCTTTCAGTGCTAAGGATATTCTTGCAGGAACAATGGATTGGACAGCCTCAAACAGAGATGCTTTATTTTCACTGTATTACAAGTTCCCAAAATAAGGGTTTGACATTAACATGTGGcagaaaacaataaaaataaaagaaacaGTAAAAAATACTATCATAAAGTGTCATAACTCAGATGAAATTGTGTATTTAACCTTCGTAAAATAAAGTAAGGCTATATACCTCTTCTTCACATTACTTATGGGGTTGTTCAACTCTAATTCCTTCCCAGTATAAATAACTGTGTTTTTGGCAAGATCCTGTCTGGATAATTTCCCCAATGCCATTGTATTAGTTGTGGAAGCCAACATCTCAGAAGTTAAATCAATCATGTCCGCACAACCAAACTTTGATCCAACATCTGTTATAAGTTTAACATAAGAACAAAACCCATGTACAGTAACTGTGGACATCATTGTTTCGTCATTATAACTAGTTGTAGCTTCATTAGAAACAAAGCTCCGGGGCTCCGAAATATCCTGCAAATTCATGAATTGTTATAATTTAGTGAAGGACGTCAAAAGATAGAaaattttcacaattttcatTTCAACTATAAAAAGCACTTACGTGTTTATGTTGGTAATTGTGAAACAAATCAGCTTCTGAAATTAGATTGCTCAACCCACTAGCAAGTTTAACAACTTGAGAAGCCCCTGGCTGTTCTGAGATAGTATGCTGTCTTAAATCCATTTGTCGGAGTTTCTTCCATAAATTTTGTACCATATCTGTCTCCAATAATGGACTGGACTCAACTAATGTTGACTTTAATTTGAAATCCACACGACTGCACTCATCCATCACCTTGATAATTGTAGTTTCCATATTTTCATCTATAAAATCTTGTAGAGCCTCTTTTGGAGAAGAATCTGGAATTTCAGCATCCATCATATCTGAATTGTGTGATAATTTTGTTAAGCGCCTCCGAGCACTTAAAGTGAACGGTTTCAACTCGTTATTCATAGAAACTTCTAGACACTGACCAGAAGACACTGCTCCAGACATTGTATCTGGTCCACTTTCAATAGCAGTTTCAGGAACAAACGATGATTCTGGTACACAGGATACATCAAATGATTTAGATGTCTCATTTATGCATGTAACATCAGCTGTTTTTGAATATTCATTACGTTCCTCATCTGAATCCTCCAATTCAGAACAAACCAGTTTACGAAAAGATGTGTTGGGGCAGTTTTCATTCAACTGAATGTCAGAGGTACATTCATTATTTCCTTTGATGGAATGTCTCTTGTTAGCTTCGTCCTCTGTGTCTTGAGGATATCGGTTATTTGAATCCTCCTCCTCAGAATCAGAGGACATTACTACAAGTTTCCTTCGACCATTTTGCAGATAGGATGCTTCAGGGGACCCAGAAGCATTGGGAAACTCAGAGATAGCTTTGTATTGAATTTCAAGCTCGTCATAATCTGTTACAGACCCATTTCTCTTAATCATCTCCACCTTCTTCGCTTTTATATAATCAGTCTCCATATACTGCTCATCTGAATCATTTTGGCCTTCATTTATGTGAAGAAGCTCTTCTTCATCTAACCCTTGCATACTGCAATTCTCTTCCATTATATTTACTGATTTGACAAATTCATTCTCAATTAGTTCGGATATCTCTGAAGGGAAATCCCATGGCATTATCTTTGGTAGTATCCGATGACCACCCTCAAGATCAAATGGAAGTGAGACATATCCTGTCTGTGCTTTTAGATCTGTACCAGAAGGGGGCATTCATAAGGTTTCCTAAGCCATTAAAGTGGTAATACTATAATGTGAATTGTGTATAATAATATATTTTGAAATTAATTCCCTAAGCACAAAcatcataaaaaaataatagaGTCAACTCTGATTGCATCTTATCTTAGGTGAAAAAGTCCTCATCTTAAATTGGAGTCTAAACTGAGTGTAAAAGGGAGAGCGAGTAAAGGAGAAAACATATTTACCAGAAAATTTATGGAGTAAACAGTGCTGATACCTAACAGTGTATTATATATTAATACTATGACTAAAAAATTACTTGACATTTTCCTGAAGTCTTTACACTACATAAAGCAATGTGGAAACCAAAAATCAACATGGGAGGGAAGGGGGAATTCATGCTGATTCAAAAACTAATTCTTATCATGGAAATATGAAGGAAGACAAATCACCAACAAGCAATTTACTTGAAAAATAAACAAATTATGGTTCAATGAACTTTGCTGGTTTCCCCATAGTTTTACTTATCATAATTGCATAATTTTATTCATATTACCCCTAAAATGTGGCTAGTATCACCTTAAAATTCTAAGATAGCCAATAAATACATACAAATAAAAAAAATCTTGATGTGTACATGCTATGGGTTACTGCTAAAATGAATTAACAATAGCTGGTCTTAATTGAATATCAATAAACAAGTGTCTGACAACGAGAATTATATGTGAGGCACCTTTACTAAATATTATACTCTGCAACCAGAACTGAAGATGCATAATGGTCTTCCGGATGTCTCCGCCACAGGACTGTATAAACTTCTCCAGTAGAAGAGGATGGATGGGGGCTCCTTCTCCCAGACAAACCTGTAGTTCATTGATATAATATATAACATTAATATAAACTGGGTCAACAATTTTCTTTATTGCTTTTGAGGGAGGAAGGAGGAAAGTTCCAGTGCACATACAGAGTACAAATGACAAAGCAACTCTTTTGGCGTTGGCAATGAGAACGAAACATGAAGCCTATCAAAATTATCTGGAAGGCCAGGATTATCACCTATACAACAATGCATTTTTCATAAATATGAATAACTGATAAATGCTATATCTTAAGCAAAAATACATTATTCTAACTAGTAATCTTACTATTGCTGGTCAATATAATTGGACCCCTTGCTGTCTCGGCAATCTGCTGTATGGCGGCAATACATCCACGATCTTCAGGAAAGAGTATGTCCACATCCTCAACCAGAATCAAAGTTTGGACTTTATCACATGCGACAGCGTCATTCTTGCCAAGTAACTTTTGGGATGTTTTAAGTGGGCTATGAGCTTCATCATCAGATAACGGTATTGGTTCAACTACTCCATCATTCACCTCATCCACAGCTTTATCATTAATCAAAGCAGGAGCTGGGGGGAAATTTGTAGTTATCTTCTGTGAACTCAAAGTATGTTCTGATAACCTGAATATTAACATTGAGTAAGATATATTATCACGGAATAGATTCACAGAAATGCTTATAATGAGTACCTTGGTTCTACTAAAAATTAGATTGAATCATGGTACACGGCAATTTAATTATAAGACCTAATTATGAGTGCAATACTCTCATTTTCCATAAACCTGCTATTTCATTTTCCTATATCTCAGTGAAGATTGAAGGATGGAGAACCTTCCCAGACCCAAATCAAAAGCTTATAAGTTATAACTTAAGACATCTAAGAACTACAACACTATTTCTTCATAAGATTGGAAATGCCGTCTATTTCTAAAGCTTAAACTGTTAGGTGGAAATTCATAAATGGTTTCCACATTATATCTCTCACTTGCTCCCATAAGGGTCCTTCAAACTTGGTGTGGTGCATAGGCCCAACCAGAAATTCAACATTTTTATTCGAAAAATGGGAGTGATAAGGATCAAGCCATCACTTGATCATAGAGGTTCTAATGTCATGTTTGAACTAACTAGCACTAAAGCTTAAGCTATTACATTGAAACGCATGGAGTTTTTATATTATATATCACTAACATGAAGTTCTCAACAAACATAGACAGCACAGATTAACAAACCTTTTGAACCCATGTGAACCAAGGGCATCTCCAAAATACTGCTTTACAACAGTCCCATTTCTACAATCTGATGCATTGAGCTGTGGAAGCAACAAATGATAGACTCCATTATATTTGGTTATATTCATGGTTAAAAGGACAGACAAATGAAAATTTTCAATGTTTTTTTAACTATAAAAAATAGCAAACTTCCAGACTACCATTCTTCGCATTGGGCAGCAAAGGATAATCTTAAAACCAATGTTCAAATTCATAATGCATCCGACCAAATCCAAATCTTGCTAAAAAATATGTTTGATCTTCAGCGGTGCATTCGAAAAATCGTTGTGGTTATTTACAATGTGTATCAGTTATGGCATAAATTAAATAgtaaaatatattaataataacCAGTCATACCTCTAATATGTCAAAGCCTTGCTCTTGGGCACAAGCATAGACTGCTGCGGACTTGCCACTCTGTAAAATGATAGAGCTGTGCCTTAAGTACCAATAAGAGTAAGAAGTGTTTATACTGAAAAACATTTATTCTAGCAACTGGTAGATAACGATAAACTACGAACAGGGTGACGGCCAAATAAACTCGAAGGGGGGAAGGGTCATTAACAAGTAAGGACCCTTACACAAAGTATAGATGGTACAAAGTGTACATGTAGATTTGCTACCTAGGATTCAATAATAGAAATTCAAGAATATTGGCTCTGTATTCATTATTGACGTGGTTGTGTAACAAGGGCACGAGAGACCAGATCTAATGTTTTTTCATGGCCTTTGAGTGAAAAATGCAATGATAGCTAGTCTCTATTTGTTACTCATTCCCCATAACACATGCAATTCTTAAATTATATTGGTATAACTCAAATAGCTCAGTGTTATATGATTATATTTCTTTCCACTATGTTGGTTTGATCTTTTGCATGCTACTTCCTCATGGGTTTACCCTTTTCAATTGGGCAATAGCTTCTATCTTGATTTGACAGAAATATTTAATTGAAGGCTCTGGAATCTCAAGATCTGGTTCTTTTCATGTAACTATGCCCATATTTTAATATTGATTTCAGAAAGTGGCAATTATACTGCTGAACAATAGTTGCCTAGAATAGATGCATAACTGATGAGCATAGGAAGCAATTCATGTAATGAAGTGCATGCCACATTTTTGACAAAGTAAATTTCAACATACCCCTGTTGGTCCTGTAATTAAAAGAACATTCTGCAGTGAATCCTCTTCATTCATATCTTCTGAATCATAGTCACTGTCAGAACACAtataatcatcatcatcatcatcatcatcttgCATGACCCTTGTATCCCTCTTACATGTCTCCTTCCTGGGTTTGTAACGTCTTTCATGCCACTGATGTAGCCAGTCACTCAAGAAATTCACAGCTTCGTCATTACCACATACCTGCAAAAAAATTCATGAAACACAGTGTAATTTAGGATcatgaaaattcaaaaaaatacaagACTGGAATTAAAAAAACTGACCTCAACGGCTTTAGTTGGCTTGTATTTGTATGCCCATAAGCTGCCTTCTGGTTTATCCTCACAACCAACATAGTATGACCTCAGACTGCAATACAGAAAACATTGAAACTCCACTATCAGGGGGAAAATATCATTGTCAAAAACAGCTTGCTGAACTAAAAATGAAGCCATACTCATTAGAAAACAACAGAGTACAAATATCATATCTTTAAAGATGAGTAAATTTCACTTCTGAACCCTGAACTAGCCATGGAAACCAAGTACACAAGACAATGCTTAAGTAGGCTAAGAGAGAGTAAAGAAAGTAAAGATAGCAGAGATAAAATGCTGTCATCGGGAAATGCTGATTATTAAGATATCAGCACCAAAAATCATCCACAGCCGCTCTGCTTTAACACAAGAGAATCACGAGTAGACCAATGAATAATGGCATAAATTTTTGCTAGACGTTAAGAGTCACACAATTGTGAGTCAAAAACTGTCTACTGGCTACAATGGTAGTGAAAAAATGAATGAACTGAAGGACCAAAATCATTGCAACACTTTCTAGTTTTTCAAAATCATTCCAATCTCTTGAGTGAATTTTAAGGACCTACCATTAGTGCTACAGGGTTGATTTCAGCATAAATTAAAGTAAGACTTGGGAACTTTCCTACTGTGTCATAAATTTATGATAAAAGATTTATGACAAGACAGTAGCAATTTGGGATCTATATGGAACGAGCATTATACTTATTCTGTAAGATTAAGGCAGCTATAATTAATAAAATGCTTCGCTGAACTAACAAGTAAAAGAGATAAAAGTGAAAAATGAACAAGTTTAGTAAAGAGATTGTAATAAACATTAGCAAAGAACATTAATGATCATAAGCATTTTCTAAGAACTTCTGGGAATTTAATGATTTAAACATCCATCTTTTCACTATATCATAATCATTTACAAAGAACTTCCGCGTATTTCACTCGGATTATAAGGTTAAAGAGAAAACTTAAACAGAGGGTTTACCCTACCTATAAGAATTAGCAAATATGTGAAATAAATGAAGGCATAATTACAACAGTTAAATGTACAGAGATCATATTGCTGTGATTATATTGTTGCCTGATTCTGGCATACATTTACCTTTCTTGGAGAAATCTACTAGACGGCTCAGTACATGACTTTCTAAAATAGCCAGCTAGCACAGAAAAGGTATCAGATTCATCCACCTCCAAGTCCTGAACAATTTTCGGTCAACAGTCAGCAAATAAAGAAAGGTGACTTAGATGAGACCATGAGAGTATGTATTGACCCTACAAACTAGCTTCCACTACATGCCACATTTATGTATAGGAGGcattatttcatttaaaaaaataaaattgaacaAATCATATTACCACTTTGGCATTTTTTGGCATCTGAGCACTTTTTGTTTGCTCCTCTTGTAAAGTTAAGTTTGATAATGATGTTTCTTGCAGATTTTCTGGACACGGAGAATGATAACTTGAAGCCGCCAATGGATGTAAAGTACTAAGAAGTTTATCAAAATTTAAGCATTCAACAGAACCCTCGTAAACAGATAAATTTGAACTTTCTAATCCACCATTCACATGGGTGGAATTTCTCAAAAATGTCCAGTTTCTCCAGTCTAGGGATGAGGTATCATCCTGCATTAACGAATTTTACACCTGAATGAAAAAATGTGATATTATAGAATTCAAAACCCAGTGACCAATTACATATTACCTTCTTTTGATCGCATCAAAGCAAAGCAAACAGGAAATACAAGCCACAAGTACCATACCTTGATATTTTCAAATACATGAATAGGACCACAGGTAATCTTTTCATCACCACTCTTAGCTTTGTATAGATCACTTCCTGATTCAGACAGCTCCTGAACTTTCTTCCCCGCTTTACAGGATGAAAAAAATGGATGAACTTGCCGGCCGGCAAACAACCTTGAATTTTCCTGATCAAAAAGCAAAAGAAACAAGTACAAGAGAGTCAGTTACTGTTAGGTCACGGCTAAGTTGGAAGAGAAGTATCAAACCAAAGATACACTAATGAAAGTTCCAGGCTCAAGTCTTCACCAAACTACAATTACATCAAATACAGGTTTACCATATTTTTTCCAAACGACGCAATTCAAATCATAAAATTCATTTGAGAACCCTAGTCCTAAAGGCAGCTGTGTATTTAACAAACACCAATAATGCAGAATTGATCCAAACTAACCTCAGCTGACAACTTTGCCTCTAACCGCAAATCAGGCTTAGGTTTATCAACTTTATCGAAATCAGACAAAACATTCAGCGAAGTAGACCCTATAATTCCATTAGCTGATGCATTTTTCTTTGGTGTGGCACTCTGTATTAGCACGCAGAGAAAAATTAGATTCAAATGAAACACTGTATGAATTCAGAGTCTTAACTTCTAAGTGGCATATCACACCGATGGAATTTTCAATTGAACTGCATAATATAGAAATAAAATGACGAAAGAGGATCACCGACCTTGGAACCTTTATTTGTGGGAGTGGCTTTTCCTTTGGACTTTCTCTTCCTGCGATTCTTCGTGTCGCAGTAATCCTCGTCTTGTTCGTCACAACTGTCGCCATTTTCCTCTGGTTTATTGCTGGGCTCTGCTGGTTTGTGAGGGAAGAGAGTTGATTGGACCAACCTCCGGCGGACATTGCGGGTCATCGGTCTGGGGGTATTGTCTGAGGGACTGAGTTCCGTGACGGGATCGGCCATTGCGTAGTAGAACTGAAATTGTTCGATTTGTCGGTTAGGGTTTTGGAATTTGGGGGTAATGTGGAGGGAGAAAAGACGAGAGTGATTAGGACTTGAATTTTAGCGTGAGAAAAAATTGGAGGGAGTTCGGCGTTGTTCCCGCCATATGCTAATGTTGTATGATTAAAAGTTTATTTTTAACAAGCTGTGATTGAAAAAGATTAAAGTGGAAATATACTTCTCATGTATTTAAAAGTAAGAAAATGTTAAACAAGTGCTCTGAGTTAGAATTCACCTTTCGTATTATCTTTAAAATGAGAGCTATTTTGGggaaaaaaatttaaataatcTAATATAGATGTCAGTTGCATTGGCGCATCCAATGAAAATATTATTCATTAACGCCACATGCAATGGCGCATTCTTGGTCATGGCGTTGTTAGGAATGGCGCATGCATGTGTAGGCATCACATGTAATGGCGCATGCATAGTCCATTCTATGTGTGCGCCAATGCATGTGGGCATCACGTTGTTATTGTGTTTGTTCTCCTTATCATGTGAAATGAATATTGTTTTTAATCTAAAGCAAAAGAGTTACAATAAAAATTATGTTGTTGTGTTTGGTCCAACATTGGGACAGTTTGTACGATTATGCCCGGATTggcgacatgaactacataatttAACTATTTTattcgtcgtatccatttcggttcgaatacgggtgCTGTTTGGGCGGCCATTTTTCTTTCTTTATATTATTTCATTATGTCAAAGAATGCCCCCTTGATTCATGCGTTTTTACCAATGGCGCGTGTTCACAAACATCACATGCAAAATAAACTTTCACGTGAATGCAACTTACCATCAACCTTACATTTAACTTACATTCACATCTATAGATATTGATGTTTTTCAGCCTTTATGCAACACTCAACTTATCTGTAACACTCGATATTTCTGCAACACTCAACCTATCTGCAACAAAATGTACCTATTGATCATGGGTGATGAACATGGAGGAACAATCGACAATATTGtgacatttgtatgttattacttaTTCTTATTTCCTAACAAAATATTTCTATTGTTTATTACTTATTCTTACTTATTTTTTAATTATCTTTTGTCATAACTCAAAGAGATTTCGATatcgtgtacatgaatatgtaccacaCGATCCTCTGGTAGAACCATATCTACGAGGATGCGATTTTGGTAATCTActcaacatagtctcatactcAGTTGACTACAGATTTATTTTTGCTTTGTTAGAAAGATGGAAACTCGAGATCCACACATTTCACCTTCATatcggtgagtgtaccgtcacacttgaggacgtctaCATATTGTTAGGTATATCTATCGATGGTAAGGCCgtaaatggtagagttaaccaagataacTCTATATGCAATGAATTGTTggtgcccctttgtgtgaagACACAACTATGGGACAGACTTCGGGTTAACCTAGGGGTCAaggtattaatttaaaatatcttaaacagTATTATTCAAGTATAACATTAAATAAAGAATCTACTGAGTATGAAAACATAATTAATGCTCGttgttatattatgattctatttggtaattttttattttctaaaagtactggtaatacggtaaatattatatatttgtcgttgttacgaaacataaataaagTAGGCACATATAGTCGAGGTTCAGCTGTTTTGTCTCATCTATATAGTTCGTTGtataaaaatgccaaaaaaaaatACTTATACGTTTTATTCTTGCGCTTATTTGCTACAAACatgaggttggtcaagaatgtcgtcactcgcTCCGGTCAACGAGAAGCCATTCACATTCCCCTACACAATAGAATAAGTTTATCTTAAATCTTCTAATTTGTTAGATTTTATACTACAATTGACTGTAACTGATATATTTCAATCTTTTCGATCTAGGTGGTCAATTAaggggatgaactacaacaggtgtctcAAACACGTTGTAGTAGTCTATCACAATCTTTTAGACCATATTGGACTAGACGATGTATTACTACTAAGTAACTCtacttttgattttaaaaaattatccaattacatatcatttaatcatgtcaaattcttatacagtttatctggaggTCGTATCTGAGTCTTGATCATCAAGTTAACcgtgatgatgatgatgcagttTAGACAGTAAAAACATCAATCATTCGGTTCACTAATGTGGAGATGCGCCAGAGTGCCCGtgtaaaactgcagttcggcatgcaatAATAAATTCCATAATCTCCAACGTGCTTGAGAGATTGACATCAATAAAGAGTCGATGGCCAATTGGATTATTCCGATTGGAGAGACTtcacaaaagagatgtgtcgtcattggagaAATTGACGATAGCATATCTTAAACGAACCAATCATACATGGTGttagaccaactcaacattatatggcatggtttaggtcggttacaatGTCACAGCttgtgtctgagccaaggtatttgattgatccacgccaacgaGCTTCGTCATCAAACGTCCAATAACAAATCCCCGCCCAATGTCAACCCACACAAACCTAACAATCAACCTCACAGCATCACCCTATAATATACACCCAACCACCAAATACCCAACCACCAAATACCCAACCTCGCAACCAATTCATGTcacacacccaaactcaaaaccaggaaccgaaccctaaccaccaacaaccatacgcagcCACCACATTTGTCTATAGCCCGAATGATTTATAGGATTCAACTTCATGCCATCATAACCCCCCATTTATGAACACCCAAACATCTCATCGCCACAACACtcaaccattgtttgactttatTACATCACAAGAAacattgcttcgtttccaaaacgatcCAATGTTCCAATTCAGGCAACCATACCATCCATAAACAACCCAACCACAACGACCCAACTACGAAAACATGGGCATCGAACTCAATTACGGAAGCGTCGTTGGCGGCAACACCCCTAGCTATTAGGGAGAAATGATGGCAAATTTATCAAATATCGTTGAACCTTCCACCGGACCTTTACACTAGTCACTATTGCATCATGTTAGAACTCAAATACCTCAAACACCTCAGagaaa containing:
- the LOC127084078 gene encoding uncharacterized protein LOC127084078 isoform X2, whose protein sequence is MQDDTSSLDWRNWTFLRNSTHVNGGLESSNLSVYEGSVECLNFDKLLSTLHPLAASSYHSPCPENLQETSLSNLTLQEEQTKSAQMPKNAKVDLEVDESDTFSVLAGYFRKSCTEPSSRFLQESLRSYYVGCEDKPEGSLWAYKYKPTKAVEVCGNDEAVNFLSDWLHQWHERRYKPRKETCKRDTRVMQDDDDDDDDYMCSDSDYDSEDMNEEDSLQNVLLITGPTGSGKSAAVYACAQEQGFDILELNASDCRNGTVVKQYFGDALGSHGFKRLSEHTLSSQKITTNFPPAPALINDKAVDEVNDGVVEPIPLSDDEAHSPLKTSQKLLGKNDAVACDKVQTLILVEDVDILFPEDRGCIAAIQQIAETARGPIILTSNSDNPGLPDNFDRLHVSFSLPTPKELLCHLYSVCLGEGAPIHPLLLEKFIQSCGGDIRKTIMHLQFWLQSIIFSKDLKAQTGYVSLPFDLEGGHRILPKIMPWDFPSEISELIENEFVKSVNIMEENCSMQGLDEEELLHINEGQNDSDEQYMETDYIKAKKVEMIKRNGSVTDYDELEIQYKAISEFPNASGSPEASYLQNGRRKLVVMSSDSEEEDSNNRYPQDTEDEANKRHSIKGNNECTSDIQLNENCPNTSFRKLVCSELEDSDEERNEYSKTADVTCINETSKSFDVSCVPESSFVPETAIESGPDTMSGAVSSGQCLEVSMNNELKPFTLSARRRLTKLSHNSDMMDAEIPDSSPKEALQDFIDENMETTIIKVMDECSRVDFKLKSTLVESSPLLETDMVQNLWKKLRQMDLRQHTISEQPGASQVVKLASGLSNLISEADLFHNYQHKHDISEPRSFVSNEATTSYNDETMMSTVTVHGFCSYVKLITDVGSKFGCADMIDLTSEMLASTTNTMALGKLSRQDLAKNTVIYTGKELELNNPISNVKKSENKASLFEAVQSIVPARISLALKGDIFYEYLSSMRQISRSEAVRVSQCVEKKRRGRSQGFQHYLSRCTMLSPEAITLVSNSDLYKKISSQHTTNVESTPL
- the LOC127084078 gene encoding uncharacterized protein LOC127084078 isoform X1; this translates as MADPVTELSPSDNTPRPMTRNVRRRLVQSTLFPHKPAEPSNKPEENGDSCDEQDEDYCDTKNRRKRKSKGKATPTNKGSKSATPKKNASANGIIGSTSLNVLSDFDKVDKPKPDLRLEAKLSAEENSRLFAGRQVHPFFSSCKAGKKVQELSESGSDLYKAKSGDEKITCGPIHVFENIKDDTSSLDWRNWTFLRNSTHVNGGLESSNLSVYEGSVECLNFDKLLSTLHPLAASSYHSPCPENLQETSLSNLTLQEEQTKSAQMPKNAKVDLEVDESDTFSVLAGYFRKSCTEPSSRFLQESLRSYYVGCEDKPEGSLWAYKYKPTKAVEVCGNDEAVNFLSDWLHQWHERRYKPRKETCKRDTRVMQDDDDDDDDYMCSDSDYDSEDMNEEDSLQNVLLITGPTGSGKSAAVYACAQEQGFDILELNASDCRNGTVVKQYFGDALGSHGFKRLSEHTLSSQKITTNFPPAPALINDKAVDEVNDGVVEPIPLSDDEAHSPLKTSQKLLGKNDAVACDKVQTLILVEDVDILFPEDRGCIAAIQQIAETARGPIILTSNSDNPGLPDNFDRLHVSFSLPTPKELLCHLYSVCLGEGAPIHPLLLEKFIQSCGGDIRKTIMHLQFWLQSIIFSKDLKAQTGYVSLPFDLEGGHRILPKIMPWDFPSEISELIENEFVKSVNIMEENCSMQGLDEEELLHINEGQNDSDEQYMETDYIKAKKVEMIKRNGSVTDYDELEIQYKAISEFPNASGSPEASYLQNGRRKLVVMSSDSEEEDSNNRYPQDTEDEANKRHSIKGNNECTSDIQLNENCPNTSFRKLVCSELEDSDEERNEYSKTADVTCINETSKSFDVSCVPESSFVPETAIESGPDTMSGAVSSGQCLEVSMNNELKPFTLSARRRLTKLSHNSDMMDAEIPDSSPKEALQDFIDENMETTIIKVMDECSRVDFKLKSTLVESSPLLETDMVQNLWKKLRQMDLRQHTISEQPGASQVVKLASGLSNLISEADLFHNYQHKHDISEPRSFVSNEATTSYNDETMMSTVTVHGFCSYVKLITDVGSKFGCADMIDLTSEMLASTTNTMALGKLSRQDLAKNTVIYTGKELELNNPISNVKKSENKASLFEAVQSIVPARISLALKGDIFYEYLSSMRQISRSEAVRVSQCVEKKRRGRSQGFQHYLSRCTMLSPEAITLVSNSDLYKKISSQHTTNVESTPL